In a single window of the Rhodamnia argentea isolate NSW1041297 chromosome 2, ASM2092103v1, whole genome shotgun sequence genome:
- the LOC115726377 gene encoding laccase-14-like isoform X2 has translation MRVSLLLLLQLKETNFTRLCTTKSMLVVNGSWPGPVIRVHKGDTVFVTVHNNGTYGVTIHWHGVKQPRNPWPDGPENITQCPIPPGTSFTQEVSFSDEEGTLWWHAHSDWSRATVHGAIIIYPKPGTTYPFPIPYKEELIVLGEWYNGDVMANIQEALETGGDPNVSDAFAINGQPGDLYDCSNASTYRLLVDYGKTYLLRIVSAVMNEEIFFGIAKHNLTLVGMDGAYLKPIKTDYIMITPGQTMDVLVTADQSPSRYYIMGSPFADTTAPFDNTSTTAIFQYSGNYTPPSTPYSPSLPAYDDNDAVGNFTARLRSLASVQHPVSVPLKITERIFITVSVNQIYCANESCAGPDGNRLSASLNNISFVTPTIDILQAYYSQISGVYNGTFPNKPPYFFNFTGDVGNNTIYPSLGTKAKMIKYGSAVEIIFQGTNVGAAENHPMHLHGYSFYVVGMGNGNFDNNTSPKTYNLVNPPLVNTIGLPKNGWTTIRFVADNPGVWFMHCHLERHASWGMDTVLIVMDGPAKTNKMLGPPTYMPPCANS, from the exons ATGAGGgtttctcttttgttgttgttgcagCTGAAGGAAACCAACTTCACAAGGTTGTGTACGACCAAGAGCATGCTGGTGGTGAACGGGAGCTGGCCCGGGCCGGTGATCCGGGTGCACAAGGGCGACACCGTCTTCGTCACCGTCCACAACAACGGCACCTATGGCGTCACCATCCACTG GCACGGAGTCAAGCAGCCTAGGAACCCGTGGCCGGACGGTCCTGAAAACATCACGCAGTGCCCCATTCCGCCTGGTACGAGCTTCACTCAGGAAGTTTCCTTTTCCGATGAAGAAGGGACGCTCTGGTGGCATGCCCATAGCGACTGGTCACGTGCCACGGTCCACGGTGCCATTATCATATACCCGAAACCCGGAACCACCTACCCTTTCCCTATCCCATACAAGGAAGAGCTAATTGTTCTTG GCGAATGGTATAACGGAGATGTGATGGCCAATATTCAGGAGGCGCTCGAAACCGGTGGCGATCCGAACGTGTCGGATGCATTCGCCATCAATGGTCAACCAGGAGATCTATACGATTGCTCTAATG CATCAACATACCGCCTATTGGTCGATTACGGTAAGACGTACCTTCTCCGCATCGTCAGTGCGGTGATGAACGAAGAAATATTCTTCGGCATCGCGAAACACAACCTTACATTGGTTGGAATGGACGGAGCGTACCTAAAACCCATCAAAACCGATTACATAATGATAACTCCTGGGCAAACCATGGACGTTTTGGTCACGGCGGACCAATCTCCAAGCCGCTACTACATTATGGGAAGCCCTTTCGCAGATACAACCGCTCCGTTCGACAACACCAGCACGACGGCGATCTTTCAGTACAGTGGCAACTACACTCCGCCGTCGACCCCTTACTCTCCATCTCTCCCGGCTTACGATGACAACGATGCCGTAGGCAATTTCACGGCCCGTTTGAGGAGTTTAGCAAGCGTACAGCACCCCGTTAGTGTCCCGTTGAAAATCACAGAGCGGATCTTCATTACGGTTTCCGTGAATCAAATATATTGCGCGAACGAGTCTTGCGCCGGTCCGGATGGAAATAGGCTGTCAGCCAGCTTGAACAACATCAGTTTCGTGACTCCTACGATTGACATTTTACAAGCATATTACAG CCAGATCAGTGGAGTGTATAACGGTACTTTTCCGAACAAACCGCCGTATTTTTTCAACTTCACCGGCGATGTGGGCAACAATACGATATACCCTAGCCTAGGGACGAAAGCGAAGATGATCAAATATGGGTCGGCTGTCGAGATAATATTCCAAGGGACCAATGTTGGTGCTGCGGAGAATCATCCGATGCATCTGCACGGTTACAGCTTCTACGTGGTAGGGATGGGCAACGGGAATTTCGACAACAATACTAGTCCGAAGACGTACAATTTGGTCAATCCACCCTTGGTGAACACAATCGGACTCCCCAAGAATGGGTGGACGACGATAAGATTCGTCGCAGATAATCCAG GAGTATGGTTTATGCACTGTCACTTGGAGCGACATGCTAGCTGGGGCATGGACACGGTTCTCATCGTCATGGACGGTCCGGCCAAGACGAACAAAATGCTCGGGCCGCCGACTTATATGCCTCCTTGTGCCAACTCCTAA
- the LOC115726377 gene encoding laccase-14-like isoform X1 — MRMALIAAFLGFFIFLEHGSLLCMARGNVHRYDFVLKETNFTRLCTTKSMLVVNGSWPGPVIRVHKGDTVFVTVHNNGTYGVTIHWHGVKQPRNPWPDGPENITQCPIPPGTSFTQEVSFSDEEGTLWWHAHSDWSRATVHGAIIIYPKPGTTYPFPIPYKEELIVLGEWYNGDVMANIQEALETGGDPNVSDAFAINGQPGDLYDCSNASTYRLLVDYGKTYLLRIVSAVMNEEIFFGIAKHNLTLVGMDGAYLKPIKTDYIMITPGQTMDVLVTADQSPSRYYIMGSPFADTTAPFDNTSTTAIFQYSGNYTPPSTPYSPSLPAYDDNDAVGNFTARLRSLASVQHPVSVPLKITERIFITVSVNQIYCANESCAGPDGNRLSASLNNISFVTPTIDILQAYYSQISGVYNGTFPNKPPYFFNFTGDVGNNTIYPSLGTKAKMIKYGSAVEIIFQGTNVGAAENHPMHLHGYSFYVVGMGNGNFDNNTSPKTYNLVNPPLVNTIGLPKNGWTTIRFVADNPGVWFMHCHLERHASWGMDTVLIVMDGPAKTNKMLGPPTYMPPCANS; from the exons ATGAGGATGGCCTTGATCGCTGCGTTTCTgggcttcttcatcttcttggaACACGGCTCTCTTCTTTGCATGGCTCGAGGCAATGTCCATCGCTACGATTTCGTG CTGAAGGAAACCAACTTCACAAGGTTGTGTACGACCAAGAGCATGCTGGTGGTGAACGGGAGCTGGCCCGGGCCGGTGATCCGGGTGCACAAGGGCGACACCGTCTTCGTCACCGTCCACAACAACGGCACCTATGGCGTCACCATCCACTG GCACGGAGTCAAGCAGCCTAGGAACCCGTGGCCGGACGGTCCTGAAAACATCACGCAGTGCCCCATTCCGCCTGGTACGAGCTTCACTCAGGAAGTTTCCTTTTCCGATGAAGAAGGGACGCTCTGGTGGCATGCCCATAGCGACTGGTCACGTGCCACGGTCCACGGTGCCATTATCATATACCCGAAACCCGGAACCACCTACCCTTTCCCTATCCCATACAAGGAAGAGCTAATTGTTCTTG GCGAATGGTATAACGGAGATGTGATGGCCAATATTCAGGAGGCGCTCGAAACCGGTGGCGATCCGAACGTGTCGGATGCATTCGCCATCAATGGTCAACCAGGAGATCTATACGATTGCTCTAATG CATCAACATACCGCCTATTGGTCGATTACGGTAAGACGTACCTTCTCCGCATCGTCAGTGCGGTGATGAACGAAGAAATATTCTTCGGCATCGCGAAACACAACCTTACATTGGTTGGAATGGACGGAGCGTACCTAAAACCCATCAAAACCGATTACATAATGATAACTCCTGGGCAAACCATGGACGTTTTGGTCACGGCGGACCAATCTCCAAGCCGCTACTACATTATGGGAAGCCCTTTCGCAGATACAACCGCTCCGTTCGACAACACCAGCACGACGGCGATCTTTCAGTACAGTGGCAACTACACTCCGCCGTCGACCCCTTACTCTCCATCTCTCCCGGCTTACGATGACAACGATGCCGTAGGCAATTTCACGGCCCGTTTGAGGAGTTTAGCAAGCGTACAGCACCCCGTTAGTGTCCCGTTGAAAATCACAGAGCGGATCTTCATTACGGTTTCCGTGAATCAAATATATTGCGCGAACGAGTCTTGCGCCGGTCCGGATGGAAATAGGCTGTCAGCCAGCTTGAACAACATCAGTTTCGTGACTCCTACGATTGACATTTTACAAGCATATTACAG CCAGATCAGTGGAGTGTATAACGGTACTTTTCCGAACAAACCGCCGTATTTTTTCAACTTCACCGGCGATGTGGGCAACAATACGATATACCCTAGCCTAGGGACGAAAGCGAAGATGATCAAATATGGGTCGGCTGTCGAGATAATATTCCAAGGGACCAATGTTGGTGCTGCGGAGAATCATCCGATGCATCTGCACGGTTACAGCTTCTACGTGGTAGGGATGGGCAACGGGAATTTCGACAACAATACTAGTCCGAAGACGTACAATTTGGTCAATCCACCCTTGGTGAACACAATCGGACTCCCCAAGAATGGGTGGACGACGATAAGATTCGTCGCAGATAATCCAG GAGTATGGTTTATGCACTGTCACTTGGAGCGACATGCTAGCTGGGGCATGGACACGGTTCTCATCGTCATGGACGGTCCGGCCAAGACGAACAAAATGCTCGGGCCGCCGACTTATATGCCTCCTTGTGCCAACTCCTAA